A single region of the Salmo salar chromosome ssa16, Ssal_v3.1, whole genome shotgun sequence genome encodes:
- the panx2 gene encoding pannexin-2 yields the protein MQNILEQNLDMATALLAGEKLKELILPGSSQDEKGGMLAGLMVQLKLELPFDRVVTIGTVIIPILLVTLVFTRNFAEESIYCYTPHNFTRDQALYARGYCWTELHDAVPGVEPELRPSLFEHKFLPYALLAFAGIMYIPALGWEFMASTRLTSELNFLLHEIDNCYHRAAEGRAPKIEKQIQSKGPGITEKERREIIENAEKEKSPEQNLFEKYLERRGQSNFLAKLYLGRHLAIICLSSIPISYLSAYWHRQRQNEFSCALGEPPDTSSIPELRLSVNCKLPAVQLQRIMAAVDIALLSTMNLVILVNLLHLFVVRKSNFVFDKLHKVGIKTRRRWQKSQFCDINILAMFCNENRDHIKSLNRLDFITNESDLMYDNVVRQLLAALAQSNQDVTPTVRDSGIQTLDPNMDPSLLGVGELGGEPLVIKRPRKKMKWIPSSNPLPQPFKEPLTMTRLENSIKPEKPKLVRRKTVAESYVAPLSKSTQYSAKDMSTMEKKHSRNFSLDVHPYMLTIRKPTKVETVSAEPLPPDHTLDAVFIEGTHTIVHVSASITEKKDRTPESTNTVFSTMTVPTSTYMNGATPSPNPPFLADRHLTEPLIEQEEPEDAQPAVFTRIPSHQLLSMHQLLSMEEEEARGQGARLSERPGGELISAGEC from the exons ATGCAGAACATCCTCGAGCAGAACTTAGACATGGCCACGGCTCTGCTGGCGGGGGAGAAGCTGAAGGAGCTGATTCTGCCTGGCTCTTCTCAGGATGAGAAGGGAGGCATGCTGGCCGGCCTCATGGTGCAGCTCAAACTAGAGCTACCATTTGACCGCGTCGTCACCATCGGCACAGTCATTATCCCCATCCTGCTTGTCACCCTCGTCTTCACAAGGAACTTCGCAG AGGAGTCAATCTACTGCTACACGCCTCACAACTTCACCCGTGACCAGGCCCTGTACGCGCGAGGCTACTGTTGGACAGAGCTGCATGATGCCGTGCCCGGGGTGGAGCCTGAACTTCGACCTTCGCTATTCGAGCACAAGTTCCTGCCCTATGCCCTGCTGGCCTTTGCTGGCATCATGTACATCCCTGCTCTCGGCTGGGAGTTCATGGCCTCCACAAGACTTACCTCCGAGCTCAACTTTCTGCTTCACGAGATCGACAACTGCTACCACCGGGCGGCCGAGGGCCGGGCCCCTAAAATCGAGAAGCAGATCCAGTCTAAAGGACCGGGTatcactgagaaagagagacgtGAGATCATCGAGAACGCGGAGAAGGAGAAGAGCCCCGAGCAGAACCTGTTTGAGAAGTACCTGGAGAGACGAGGCCAGAGCAACTTCCTGGCCAAGCTGTACTTGGGGCGCCACCTGGCCATCATCTGCCTCAGCTCCATCCCCATCTCCTACCTGAGCGCCTACTGGCACCGCCAGCGCCAGAACGAGTTCAGCTGTGCCCTGGGGGAGCCTCCAGACACCAGCAGCATCCCAGAGCTGAGGCTCAGCGTCAACTGCAAACTGCCGGCCGTGCAGCTGCAGCGAATCATGGCCGCCGTGGACATCGCCTTGCTGAGCACCATGAACCTCGTCATCCTGGTCAACCTGCTGCACCTGTTTGTGGTGCGCAAGTCCAACTTTGTGTTCGACAAACTGCACAAGGTGGGCATCAAGACGCGGAGGCGCTGGCAAAAGTCCCAGTTCTGCGACATCAACATTCTGGCCATGTTCTGTAACGAGAACCGTGACCACATCAAGTCACTCAACCGCCTGGACTTCATCACCAATGAGAGCGACCTCATGTATGACAACGTGGTGAGGCAGCTGCTGGCCGCGTTGGCCCAGTCTAACCAAGATGTCACGCCCACTGTGAGGGACTCAGGCATCCAAACCCTAGATCCCAATATGGACCCCTCTCTCCTGGGGGTTGGGGAGCTGGGAGGGGAGCCGCTGGTCATCAAACGACCACGCAAGAAGATGAAGTGGATCCCCAGCTCCAACCCTCTCCCACAGCCCTTTAAG GAACCTCTGACAATGACGCGTTTGGAGAACAGCATTAAGCCTGAGAAGCCCAAACTGGTGAGGAGGAAAACAGTGGCAGAGAGCTACGTCGCTCCTTTAAGCAAGAGCACACAGTACTCTGCTAAAG ATATGAGCACGATGGAGAAAAAGCATAGTCGCAACTTTTCCCTGGATGTCCACCCGTACATGCTGACCATCCGTAAGCCCACCAAAGTAGAGACAGTCAGCGCAGAGCCTCTACCCCCAGACCACACCCTGGATGCGGTGTTCATCGAGGGCACACACACCATTGTCCATGTCTCCGCTTCTATCACAG aaAAAAAAGATCGCACTCCAGAATCCACCAACACAGTCTTCTCTACAATGACCGTCCCCACCAGCACCTATATGAACGGTGCCACTCCCAGCCCCAACCCACCCTTTCTCGCTGACCGCCACCTTACAGAACCGCTGATCGAGCAAGAGGAGCCTGAAGATGCCCAGCCTGCAGTCTTCACTCGGATCCCTTCCCACCAGCTGCTCAGTATGCATCAGCTACTCagtatggaggaagaggaggctagaGGCCAGGGGGCCAGACTGTCTGAGAGACCCGGGGGGGAACTGATCTCTGCTGGGGAGTGTTGA